In Rhinatrema bivittatum chromosome 1, aRhiBiv1.1, whole genome shotgun sequence, a single genomic region encodes these proteins:
- the LOC115098819 gene encoding uncharacterized protein LOC115098819, which produces MPPKRKGRVRVHPSEPTPIPNQRLITAYAPAFETANEETSPAAVVEVGAFSPSGDVTLSPPDPRRPIMVSPIDSPALTIDQRAEGALGTMVGVEHGSELPSLPESPEGAVGGVAVVAPTASMLSSTPEQGTGGSKGKLVTMGEKLAGKTGKITQYVPPIKPANVTLDSLWDLVAGLSKALFETNANVDNLDNKMVAIEEKTDKNDSRLNKIEAAIENNSSIQLKLVKDVTIASRRIEYLENHSKHLNLRFINFPRVVGQTIDMTLKKYFLENLKFNEQGLPCVIKHYFLKTPQKINIQTQNQAEIMENLTGYLEDSSMELCDRATLLVTFSNVRDMGIVMKNFFKNIDTPFYGAGVRIYPDLAYSTQQRRREFLNLRAQVKSLGFSFVLRYPSKCIVKRKEECFVFLYPEQLKSFVNARVISVISPSVH; this is translated from the coding sequence ATGCCTccgaaaagaaaggggagggtTCGGGTCCACCCTTCTGAACCAACCCCAATCCCGAATCAACGTTTGATTACAGCATATGCTCCTGCTTTTGAGACTGCAAATGAGGAGACTTCCCCCGCTGCGGTGGTAGAGGTGGGAGCTTTTTCACCGTCTGGGGATgtgactctgtctcctcctgatCCTCGGCGCCCAATAATGGTGTCCCCCATTGACTCCCCCGCGTTAACCATTGACCAGAGAGCCGAAGGGGCTTTAGGTACAATGGTTGGAGTGGAGCACGGGAGTGAGCTTCCCAGCTTACCAGAATCTCCTGAAGGCGCTGTGGGAGGAGTAGCAGTTGTTGCCCCCACAGCGAGTATGTTATCATCGACCCCTGAACAGGGGACAGGAGGAAGTAAGGGCAAGCTGGTGACGATGGGAGAAAAGCTGGCAGGAAAAACGGGTAAAATTACCCAGTATGTACCACCAATTAAGCCAGCGAATGTAACTCTGGACTCATTATGGGACTTAGTAGCGGGCTTGAGTAAAGCTCTGTTTGAGACGAATGCAAATGTTGATAACTTGGATAATAAAATGGTAGCaatagaagaaaaaactgataaaaaTGATTCTAGATTAAATAAAATTGAAGCTGCTATTGAGAATAATTCCAGCATTCAATTAAAGTTAGTTAAAGATGTTACAATTGCTTCACGGAGAATTGAGTACCTGGAAAATCATTCCAAACATCTCAACcttagatttattaattttccaagagTAGTGGGTCAAACAATTGACATGacgttaaaaaaatatttccttgaaaaCTTAAAGTTTAATGAACAAGGATTACCTTGTGTCATAAAACACTATTTCctaaaaaccccacaaaaaattaATATTCAAACTCAAAATCAGGCTGAGATTATGgaaaatttaactggatatctgGAGGATTCCTCAATGGAATTATGTGATAGAGCAACTCTTCTTGTTACCTTTTCAAATGTACGTGACATGGGTATTGTtatgaaaaatttctttaaaaacatcGATACTCCATTTTATGGAGCAGGGGTGAGAATTTACCCGGACCTTGCGTATTCAACgcagcaaaggagaagggaatttttgAATTTAAGAGCACAGGTTAAGagtttaggtttttcttttgtattaagaTATCCTAGTAAATGCATAGTGAAGCGAAAGGAGGAATGTTTTGTATTCTTATATCCAGAGCAACTCAAGTCATTTGTTAATGCTAGGGTGATTTCTGTAATATCCCCTAGTGTACACTAA